From the genome of Miscanthus floridulus cultivar M001 chromosome 10, ASM1932011v1, whole genome shotgun sequence, one region includes:
- the LOC136487868 gene encoding putative ABC transporter B family member 8, with translation MSIHGMFRFADRVDVLLMALGTLGAIGDGCSTNLLLIFASDVMNALGYGGTQAAATGGAKSAQFMHQVEKSCLNFVYLALVVLAVAFMEGYCWSRTSERQVLRIRYLYLQAILRQEAGFFDSQDQATTSEIINSISKDASHIQEVLSEKVVGTSPVVMEDAPAAMRSQRRANKTSSSWVGNPWT, from the exons ATGAGCATCCACGGCATGTTCCGGTTCGCGGACCGGGTGGACGTCCTGCTCATGGCCCTGGGCACGCTGGGGGCCATCGGCGACGGCTGCTCCACCAACCTGTTGCTCATCTTCGCCAGCGACGTGATGAACGCGCTCGGGTACGGGGGCACCCAGGCTGCCGCCACCGGCGGCGCCAAGAGCGCGCAGTTCATGCACCAGGTGGAGAAG TCGTGCCTGAATTTCGTCTACCTGGCGCTCGTGGTCCTGGCGGTGGCGTTCATGG AAGGGTACTGCTGGAGCCGGACGAGCGAGCGGCAGGTGCTGCGGATCCGGTACCTGTACCTGCAGGCCATCCTGCGGCAGGAGGCGGGCTTCTTCGACTCGCAGGATCAGGCCACCACCTCGGAGATCATAAACAGCATCTCCAAGGACGCCTCCCACATCCAGGAGGTCCTCAGCGAGAAG GTGGTGGGCACCTCACCGGTGGTCATGGAGGACGCGCCGGCGGCAATGAGGTCGCAACGGCGGGCGAATAAGACGAGCTCCTCGTGGGTGGGGAACCCGTGGACGTGA